The Euphorbia lathyris chromosome 4, ddEupLath1.1, whole genome shotgun sequence genomic interval TGATAATGGCGTAGACTCTTCATGGAATACTTTTGTAATCAAGTCAGTACTCAGGCTCGCTTTACAATttgatattgaaaattatgttGAATCATTGGTGGAGCTATCTCAATATTGTTTTGTTAgaataaacaacaaaattagAGCAAATCTTGAGTTTTGATTGAATAGTATAAATGCTTAAGGTCTTGAGCAAAAGCTTTTAGCTATTGCAATATGTTCTTTATCCTGCAACTGTGATGTTTCAATTAGATAAACATGCTCCTGATTATGATATCTGTGCTAAACATTTGCCTCTTTTGAATCTATAAAATTATGTCCAAGTTAAAATGAGCAAGTTTGTCtatatttcaatttgtttaCATTCATAATCACTAATATGCTTATGGCGCATTTTTCATTTAAATATTGGAGGTTTAAATCGTTGCTTTAGTGCTCAATCTGGCATGACTTGAGGTAGTTGTTATGAATGTACAGTTCCTTTTCTGACGACTTCATCATCACACAGGGAAGTGAAATCGGCTTCAGGAAAAGGGAAGGGTCTGCCACCGTCACTTCGTGCATTTGCACGTGTTTTATCTAGCATCTCTTATGAAGGTGCGTTTCAAATTGTACTGATTCACCTGGTCTGAAACTCTTATATGTTGCAGAATTGGTAATATTTTTTCCAAGCCAGTTCATGTAAAATTTGTTTATTCATTTTACTAATCAGTAAAGTGGAATATTCAGATCTAAGCAATTTGGTCAATGAAGCTGCTCGAACTGATGGCCGTTTGGCTCGTCAAGCTCTGAAAAATGGCAGCAGAGAGATCCAAGCACACGAGTTCTTGTTGTTAAGAATCGATCAAATTATTCAGGAATACATTGCCTGTATAAAGGTAAAGAATTCATGCATAGTTTCTTCTAATTCATAGTTCATGTCAGGCTCTAGGTTATAAAACTACTGAAAATTTGCTGTTTAAAGACCCAAGTGAGCTATGTTGCACGAACACTCCTCTTTAGTAGCGTGTATGTGTTTCGTGTCCGTTTTCGTTTGAAGGCTATTTtgtgaaggttatgttttagaaataacgctCCTGTGTCCGTGTCCGTGTCCGTGCAAGTTGTTTGAAGCTTTTGTTGATGTAAAGTACAGGAATTGGGGCCTGCTAATGCTAATTCAAGCTTCGAGTGTAAAAGATACAGTCTTCGAAAGCAAATGGCTTTATATCTCCTTATGGGTGAGCTTCGTGTCCTTGAATCTGCATCTGCATGGCTCAAAAATTACTGTGCAGTAGACACTGATCATGGAAGCTGGCAATTAGGGGATAATACAAGGGCATAATGGGCAGAAGAATAGAGAGATTAAAGCTGTGATAACCATTTATTGTATCCCATGGAAGGTTGAAAATGTGAAGATCCTTTGAGATTTTGATCGCTGGTAAAATTGATCACTGGTAACACTACAAAACGTGAAAATGTGTCCCATGGaaggtttttttcttttcttttgagatttcaaatacttaatttttgaattaaattataattcATAAAAATTGATTGAAAACAAATTAAAGGTAGGGCTAGGCACCTTTAAGTGTTGAGGCTCAGTATCGCTTTGATGTGTTCGAGGCTAAAACTTTTTTTTGTCCAGCTCTAACTGGTTGGGCCTTAGATAATTGCCTCTCTAGCTCTAGGGTTGGCTCCGCCACTACTAGAGATAGAGACAGTGCAGGGTTGGCCCGCTGCTACTACAGATAGAGACAGTAAGCACGGGTGTCGACATGCTGTCGACAGACAGATAAGGGTGACAAAGCTGATCAAACTAGTAACCGAATTGGAAACTggaaaattgaacaaaaaaaacCAATTAACTGAACCGACTGTTTTAGTTTTGGTTTATACAAGTATTTTCTTCGATTTTCAATTTTGGTTTTGAATGtagaataatatatatattatatcaaatctaaaaaaaaatattattatttaaatgtGAAATTGTATAGACTAATTGATGAATTGTTATATATAATTAGGTTATGTTTAATggcctttattttatttttctctgtTATAATATGAACTTTAATTAGGTTGtattctaattgattttgtttgaataattaaaattgCATGATTTAAATATTCAATACAAtaattatttgtatattattgtTTAAATATTTAGGGTTGGATAAAAATTATAGCTAATGGTTACTTTTGTTTAaccattgaaaaaaaaaagaataaaaaacgtTAATAGGAAAACCTAACTGAACGGTTAACTGCCAGAGATAATGGTGAAGCATGGGGGTGTCGATAAGGTTGGTCCTGATAATTTATTGGTTCtagatgaaaaaagaaaaaaaaaatgatcccttttaataaaaaaaaaaattgtacataaaaattaaaaatgatgtATTTtgatagataataaataaaaaaagtaagttgtcaaaaaaaaataaaaaaagtatttcattaatAAATATACGGTACGTATTGTTAAGTTCATTAGATACATTTATTTatccaaaatgaaaaaaatatttcacaatttctttaaattaaccttcaacttatatttaaaatt includes:
- the LOC136226784 gene encoding uncharacterized protein isoform X3; translation: MHSTILEDYPQISRSITFQDFMHAYAIVKSRAWGSRKSVSLIPFADFLNHDGFSKAVVLNDEEKQFSEVIADRDYAAHEEVLIRYGKFSNATLLLDFGFALPYNIHDQVKIQLNIPHDDLLREMKSEILQKYHLPTVEDDNGVDSSWNTFVIKEVKSASGKGKGLPPSLRAFARVLSSISYEDLSNLVNEAARTDGRLARQALKNGSREIQAHEFLLLRIDQIIQEYIACIKELGPANANSSFECKRYSLRKQMALYLLMGELRVLESASAWLKNYCAVDTDHGSWQLGDNTRA